One stretch of Pigmentiphaga aceris DNA includes these proteins:
- the pcaD gene encoding 3-oxoadipate enol-lactonase — MPFVDVNGISLHYRQDGDAALPPLLLSHSLGASIELWDAQMPALTEHFHVLRYDTRGHGQSSVPPGPYTLEQLGGDVVALLTHLGIARTHYLGISMGGLTGQWVALHHPELIDRLVLANTAAEFGSPDTWNARMEKVLDEGVKAIVDGVMSRWLTADFAAANPAIATKIRTMVMATDDEAYAGCCAAVRDADLRGHIAGIEAPTLAIGGTYDLSSPPASTRFLAESIPGARYLELETAHLSNVENPMLSMRRWWGF; from the coding sequence TTGCCATTTGTCGACGTGAACGGCATCAGTCTGCACTACCGACAAGACGGTGACGCCGCGCTCCCCCCTTTGCTGCTGTCGCATTCGCTGGGTGCCTCGATTGAACTGTGGGACGCCCAGATGCCCGCCCTGACCGAGCACTTCCACGTGCTGCGCTACGACACGCGTGGTCATGGCCAGTCATCCGTGCCACCCGGGCCGTACACGCTTGAGCAACTGGGCGGAGATGTCGTGGCCTTGCTGACGCATCTTGGCATTGCGCGCACGCATTACCTGGGTATTTCGATGGGCGGGCTGACCGGGCAGTGGGTCGCCTTGCATCACCCCGAGCTGATCGATCGGCTGGTATTGGCCAACACCGCAGCCGAGTTCGGGTCGCCCGATACCTGGAATGCGCGCATGGAAAAGGTCCTGGATGAGGGTGTGAAAGCGATTGTCGATGGCGTAATGAGCCGTTGGCTGACCGCTGACTTTGCTGCGGCCAATCCAGCCATCGCAACGAAGATTCGGACCATGGTCATGGCTACCGACGACGAGGCTTACGCGGGATGCTGCGCTGCGGTGCGCGACGCCGACTTGCGTGGGCACATCGCTGGCATCGAGGCCCCCACGCTGGCGATTGGCGGCACCTACGACCTGTCATCGCCGCCCGCCAGCACACGTTTTCTGGCAGAGTCGATTCCGGGGGCGCGTTACCTGGAATTGGAGACTGCGCACTTGTCGAATGTGGAAAACCCGATGCTTTCAATGCGTCGGTGGTGGGGTTTTTGA
- a CDS encoding TRAP transporter large permease, which translates to MITTLFIAAVVLMAIGMPIAFSLGMAAALSVFVGGKYPQAIVFKEMFTGIDSFPLMAVPFFILAAEIMSGGALTLVLLRFASQFVGHLRGGLGHANILSLTLFSGISGSALADAAGPGSMMVKMMDKAGYSRAYAAALTASTAIVGPIIPPSIIMIIYALQDESVSVGGLFIAGFAPGILIAVAMAIVNWRVCVKRDYRSREPRPTMREILVNSFKAIPALMLVVLILVGIRFGIFTPTEASVVAVFYALICGKFVYRTLEWSALPSIIARSAFLTASVLFVVAASGAFAWVLTINGLPQQLANLIISWDLSPIAFLIAVNIFLLLFGIFMEPLPGVMILVPILAPISAALGIDPIHFAMVVIVNLTLGMITPPVGGLLFVTSVATKVPLSALTRELPPFLVAHAIVLMMLTFIPAISTWLPHTLGF; encoded by the coding sequence ATGATCACTACGCTATTCATTGCAGCCGTTGTGCTGATGGCCATCGGCATGCCGATCGCTTTCTCGCTCGGCATGGCTGCCGCGCTGTCTGTATTCGTCGGCGGCAAGTACCCGCAGGCCATCGTCTTCAAGGAAATGTTCACCGGCATCGACAGCTTCCCGCTGATGGCCGTGCCCTTCTTTATCCTGGCCGCAGAAATCATGTCGGGCGGCGCGCTGACGCTGGTGCTGCTGCGCTTCGCGTCGCAATTTGTCGGCCACCTGCGCGGCGGGCTGGGTCATGCGAACATTTTGTCGCTGACCTTGTTCTCCGGCATTTCGGGGTCCGCTCTGGCCGACGCCGCCGGTCCGGGCTCCATGATGGTCAAGATGATGGACAAGGCCGGCTATTCGCGTGCTTACGCGGCCGCGCTGACCGCCAGCACCGCTATCGTGGGACCGATCATCCCGCCGTCGATCATCATGATCATCTATGCGTTGCAGGACGAAAGCGTGTCGGTCGGCGGTTTATTCATCGCTGGCTTTGCGCCGGGCATTCTGATTGCCGTGGCGATGGCCATCGTCAACTGGCGCGTCTGCGTCAAGCGCGACTACCGCTCGCGCGAACCTCGCCCCACCATGCGAGAAATTCTGGTCAACAGCTTCAAGGCAATCCCTGCGCTGATGTTGGTGGTGCTGATTCTGGTCGGTATCCGCTTCGGCATCTTTACGCCTACCGAGGCATCGGTGGTGGCGGTGTTCTACGCGCTGATCTGCGGGAAGTTCGTATATCGCACATTGGAGTGGTCGGCACTGCCGAGCATCATTGCGCGGTCGGCCTTCCTGACGGCGTCGGTGCTGTTCGTGGTGGCGGCATCGGGTGCCTTTGCGTGGGTGCTGACGATCAACGGCTTGCCGCAGCAACTGGCGAATCTGATCATCAGCTGGGACCTGTCGCCGATCGCCTTCCTGATTGCGGTGAACATCTTCCTGCTGCTGTTCGGCATCTTCATGGAACCGCTGCCCGGTGTGATGATTCTGGTGCCGATTCTTGCGCCGATTTCCGCTGCGCTGGGTATCGATCCGATTCACTTTGCGATGGTGGTGATCGTGAATCTGACGTTGGGGATGATTACCCCGCCAGTGGGTGGCTTGTTGTTCGTGACTTCAGTTGCCACCAAGGTGCCGCTGTCTGCGCTGACCCGCGAGCTGCCGCCGTTCCTGGTGGCGCACGCCATCGTGCTGATGATGCTGACCTTCATCCCGGCGATTTCCACCTGGTTGCCGCATACGCTGGGCTTCTGA
- a CDS encoding TRAP transporter small permease, which yields MLDRIENGLVAANRWLLIVMLIAMACIVFANVVLRYATDDSIIWAEEVARHLMIWGTFLGAGLVLRYGGHVAIDSLHHAVGNKGAQVLRGIVAFLIGAFCLVMTVASMNYTWFMRFQTTSTTDISFAWIYAALPVGFFLTFIHLLFVVRRYVLEGRYMDSPEMDAESAASL from the coding sequence ATGCTTGATCGAATCGAAAATGGCCTTGTCGCGGCCAACCGCTGGCTGCTTATCGTGATGTTGATTGCGATGGCCTGCATCGTGTTCGCTAACGTCGTGCTGCGTTACGCCACCGATGACTCCATCATCTGGGCTGAAGAGGTTGCGCGTCACCTGATGATCTGGGGCACCTTCCTGGGCGCAGGCCTGGTGTTGCGCTACGGCGGCCACGTGGCCATCGACAGCCTGCACCACGCCGTGGGCAACAAGGGCGCGCAAGTGCTGCGTGGCATCGTTGCGTTTCTGATTGGCGCGTTCTGCCTGGTGATGACGGTGGCTTCCATGAACTACACGTGGTTCATGCGTTTCCAGACCACGTCAACCACTGACATTTCCTTTGCGTGGATTTACGCCGCGCTGCCGGTCGGCTTCTTCCTGACCTTCATCCATCTGTTGTTCGTCGTGCGCCGTTACGTGCTGGAAGGCCGCTACATGGACTCCCCCGAAATGGACGCCGAATCGGCTGCCTCGCTGTAA
- a CDS encoding TRAP transporter substrate-binding protein, with protein MGNFSHTAFKAMAATALALTCSMAFAQAKEVKLGYALPIASHYGAGANAWAETTEKESKGTLKFRQFPSSALGGERELVESLQLGTVEAAIVSSGPLSNFVPEVGAMDIPFLFRDSAHARHVLDGPIGQGLLDKFKGRGLIALAWGEQGFRHVTNNKRAVEKPEDLKGLKLRTMENPVHITAFRTFGASPTPMSWPEVTGALQQGTIDGQENPLSVIVSSKLYQVQKHLTLTGHVYSPVAILVSPAFWNGLTPEQQVAVRDGAKAAAAATRKYVEDLDKKAVDELKTNGMQVVVLSDKSPFQKALDPAYKQYASKYGKDLLDKIAAEK; from the coding sequence ATGGGTAATTTCAGCCACACCGCGTTCAAGGCCATGGCAGCCACGGCGCTTGCGCTCACCTGCTCGATGGCCTTTGCCCAGGCCAAGGAAGTCAAGCTGGGTTACGCGCTGCCGATCGCCTCGCATTACGGTGCCGGCGCAAACGCCTGGGCCGAAACCACTGAAAAAGAAAGCAAGGGCACGCTGAAGTTCCGTCAGTTCCCGTCCAGCGCACTGGGTGGCGAACGCGAACTGGTTGAAAGCCTGCAACTTGGCACGGTCGAGGCCGCCATCGTGTCCTCGGGCCCCCTGAGCAACTTCGTGCCCGAGGTGGGCGCGATGGACATTCCCTTCCTGTTCCGCGATTCCGCGCACGCGCGTCACGTGCTTGACGGTCCGATCGGCCAAGGCCTGCTGGACAAGTTCAAGGGGCGTGGCCTGATTGCGTTGGCCTGGGGCGAGCAGGGCTTCCGCCACGTCACCAACAACAAGCGTGCGGTCGAAAAGCCGGAAGATCTGAAGGGCCTGAAGCTGCGTACCATGGAAAATCCGGTGCACATCACCGCGTTCCGCACCTTCGGTGCGTCGCCCACGCCCATGTCTTGGCCGGAAGTGACCGGTGCCTTGCAACAGGGCACTATCGACGGCCAGGAAAATCCGCTGTCGGTGATCGTGTCGTCCAAGCTGTATCAGGTGCAAAAGCACCTGACGCTGACCGGCCACGTGTATTCGCCGGTTGCCATCCTGGTGTCACCCGCGTTCTGGAACGGCCTGACCCCGGAACAGCAAGTGGCCGTTCGTGACGGTGCCAAGGCTGCTGCCGCCGCTACCCGCAAGTATGTCGAAGACCTCGACAAGAAAGCGGTCGACGAACTGAAGACGAATGGCATGCAAGTGGTAGTGCTGTCGGACAAGAGCCCGTTCCAAAAGGCACTCGACCCGGCCTACAAGCAATACGCGTCCAAGTACGGCAAGGACCTGCTGGACAAGATCGCTGCCGAGAAGTGA
- a CDS encoding LysR family transcriptional regulator produces the protein MSSPHLPSLHAIGSRLRFRQLRLLIAVEELGSLHRVADQLGMTQPGASKALAEIESTFGAELFTRHPHGLVANELGRCAIRYSRLMSTDLDHLREEMAGILDGRGGRLAIGAISGAVPTVLVQSVMRLREKQPLVSIEIIEDTSAQLLQAVAAGRLDLAICRTTVAAQPELFDFEWLCDEFAAMAVGVRHPLAYADTVTLQDLAPYRWILYPSNMPLRTLLQRELREAGIDMPSHAIETASTFTSVLMLHEDPSLVALFSAETAAFFHEHGMARRLPLEIRARTEPFGIVSRRGAPLSPVARMMVDELRQEGRARSAT, from the coding sequence ATGTCATCTCCGCATTTACCCTCGCTGCATGCAATTGGCTCCCGGCTGCGGTTTCGCCAACTGCGCCTGCTGATTGCCGTCGAGGAACTGGGGTCGTTGCACCGTGTGGCCGACCAACTGGGCATGACCCAGCCCGGCGCAAGCAAGGCGCTGGCCGAGATCGAATCCACGTTTGGTGCCGAGCTGTTCACCCGACATCCGCATGGTCTGGTGGCCAACGAACTGGGCCGTTGTGCCATCCGCTATTCGCGGTTGATGAGTACTGATCTGGACCATCTGCGCGAAGAAATGGCCGGCATTCTGGACGGCCGCGGCGGGCGTCTGGCCATCGGGGCGATCAGTGGCGCAGTGCCCACAGTGTTGGTGCAATCGGTCATGCGGCTGCGTGAAAAGCAGCCGCTGGTGTCGATTGAAATCATCGAAGACACCAGTGCGCAGTTGCTGCAGGCAGTGGCGGCCGGACGGCTCGATCTGGCGATCTGCCGCACCACGGTCGCGGCCCAGCCCGAGCTATTCGACTTCGAATGGTTGTGTGATGAATTCGCCGCGATGGCGGTAGGAGTGCGTCACCCGTTGGCGTATGCAGACACCGTCACCCTGCAGGATCTGGCTCCGTATCGCTGGATTCTGTATCCCAGCAACATGCCCTTGCGCACGCTGCTGCAGCGCGAACTGCGCGAGGCCGGCATCGACATGCCGTCACATGCAATCGAAACCGCATCTACCTTCACCAGTGTGTTGATGCTGCATGAAGATCCCAGCCTGGTGGCCTTGTTTTCTGCGGAGACAGCCGCCTTCTTTCACGAGCACGGCATGGCCCGTCGCCTGCCGCTGGAAATTCGTGCGCGCACCGAGCCGTTCGGCATCGTCAGCAGGCGTGGTGCGCCGCTGTCGCCCGTGGCACGCATGATGGTGGACGAATTGCGACAAGAAGGCCGCGCGCGCAGTGCCACATGA
- a CDS encoding ureidoglycolate lyase, whose translation MKLLRYGPIGQEKPGLLDADGTIRDLSGVISDVNGANLGSEVLARLRALDTASLPKVDGSPRIGACVGNIGKFVCIGLNYADHAAESGMAIPAEPVVFNKWTSAVVGPNDDVRIPRDSLKTDWEVELGVVIGTAASYVSESDALSHVAGYCVINDVSEREYQIERGGTWDKGKGCDTFGPTGPWLVTADEAGDPQNLRMWLEVDGKRYQDGSTTTMIFTVAQIVAYLSRFMTLQPGDVISTGTPPGVGMGQKPPVYLRAGQVMRLGIEGLGEQEQRVVG comes from the coding sequence ATGAAGTTGCTCCGCTACGGCCCCATCGGCCAAGAAAAGCCTGGCCTGCTCGACGCCGATGGCACGATCCGCGATCTGTCCGGGGTCATCAGTGATGTGAATGGTGCCAACCTGGGCAGCGAGGTGCTGGCCAGGCTGCGTGCGCTCGATACCGCGTCGCTGCCCAAGGTGGACGGTTCACCGCGTATCGGTGCCTGCGTCGGCAACATCGGCAAGTTCGTGTGCATCGGTCTGAACTACGCCGACCACGCCGCCGAATCCGGCATGGCCATTCCCGCAGAACCTGTTGTGTTCAACAAGTGGACGTCAGCCGTGGTCGGCCCGAACGACGACGTGCGCATTCCGCGCGACTCGTTGAAAACCGACTGGGAAGTGGAACTGGGCGTGGTGATCGGCACTGCCGCCAGCTATGTGTCGGAATCCGACGCGCTGTCGCACGTGGCGGGCTACTGCGTGATCAACGACGTGTCGGAACGCGAATACCAGATCGAACGCGGTGGCACCTGGGACAAGGGCAAGGGCTGCGACACCTTCGGCCCCACCGGCCCGTGGCTGGTCACCGCTGACGAAGCCGGCGACCCGCAGAACCTGCGCATGTGGCTGGAAGTCGATGGCAAGCGCTACCAGGATGGCAGCACCACCACGATGATCTTCACGGTGGCGCAGATCGTTGCCTACCTGAGCCGCTTCATGACGCTGCAACCCGGCGACGTGATTTCGACCGGCACGCCGCCGGGTGTCGGCATGGGCCAGAAGCCGCCGGTCTATCTGCGTGCAGGCCAGGTCATGCGCCTGGGCATCGAAGGGCTGGGCGAACAAGAACAGCGCGTGGTCGGCTAA
- a CDS encoding SDR family NAD(P)-dependent oxidoreductase: MNQYDFQGKSAVVTGGAQGIGYAVAARLIAGGATVSLWDADATALANAVSQLGAAAKAEVVDITSPERVRHAADALGTIDILVNSAGIAGANAPLADYPQAEWQRVVDINLTGTFNVNQAIVRGMIARGYGRIVNIASIAGKEGNPNASAYSASKAGVIALTKSLGKETAQLDIAVNAITPAAARTKIFDQMSQQHIDYMLSKIPRARFVEVDEIAAMVAWLVSAENSFTTGAVFDLSGGRATY, translated from the coding sequence ATGAACCAATACGATTTTCAAGGCAAGTCCGCCGTCGTCACCGGTGGCGCACAAGGCATTGGCTACGCAGTTGCCGCCCGACTGATCGCAGGCGGCGCGACGGTGTCGTTGTGGGATGCCGACGCCACTGCGTTGGCAAACGCCGTATCCCAGCTGGGCGCGGCAGCCAAAGCTGAAGTGGTCGACATCACGTCGCCCGAGCGCGTCCGCCACGCAGCAGATGCCCTGGGTACCATCGACATTCTGGTCAACAGCGCGGGCATCGCCGGTGCCAATGCCCCGTTGGCCGACTACCCGCAAGCCGAATGGCAACGCGTCGTCGACATCAACCTGACCGGCACCTTCAATGTCAACCAGGCCATCGTGCGCGGCATGATCGCGCGCGGTTATGGTCGCATCGTCAACATCGCATCGATTGCCGGCAAGGAAGGCAACCCGAACGCATCGGCCTACAGCGCGTCGAAAGCGGGTGTGATCGCGCTGACCAAGAGCCTGGGCAAAGAGACGGCGCAACTGGATATCGCGGTGAACGCGATTACGCCTGCCGCCGCACGCACCAAGATCTTCGACCAGATGTCGCAGCAGCATATCGACTACATGCTGTCGAAGATCCCGCGTGCGCGTTTCGTGGAAGTTGACGAGATCGCAGCCATGGTGGCTTGGCTGGTATCGGCCGAAAACTCGTTCACCACGGGTGCCGTGTTCGATCTGTCGGGTGGCCGCGCTACCTACTGA
- a CDS encoding MFS transporter: MNQPSSASVIGTGTVPQAAPVSAADEALFRKVTLRFVPLFVICFVFAYLDRVNISFAKLQMQSDLGFSDAVYGLGASVFFLGYFLFEVPSNMLLHRIGARLWIARIMITWGIASACTMFVTTEMGFYIVRFLIGALEAGFVPGALYFFTKWFPAQRRGRINTYFMASIALCGLIGGPISGGIMKYMDGVNALAGWQWLFLLEGIPSILLGLVVWFMLDDEIADAKWLTAEERQRLATRIANEPKAEQTHAFSAALREPAMYILSLIYLALAAGIYGLVFWMPQLVQTAGTKDTFVIGLIISIPYAVAGIAMILIGRNSDRTGERRWHLGLATLAGGAGYLLCGYFNTNTIALVGGLTLAATGIITAIGLFWVLPPRFLSGMAAAAGIALINSLGQLGGIISPYMVGKVKDLTGSTTLALYAVAAMCFIAALLIIWGLPRRLYFREAPQR, from the coding sequence GTGAATCAACCGTCATCCGCGTCGGTGATCGGAACGGGCACCGTGCCACAAGCCGCACCCGTGTCCGCCGCCGACGAAGCCTTGTTCCGCAAAGTCACGCTGCGGTTCGTGCCCTTGTTTGTGATCTGCTTCGTCTTTGCCTATCTGGATCGCGTGAACATCAGCTTCGCCAAGCTGCAGATGCAAAGCGACCTGGGTTTCTCGGACGCCGTCTACGGCCTGGGTGCCAGCGTGTTCTTCCTGGGCTACTTCCTGTTCGAAGTGCCCAGCAACATGTTGCTGCATCGGATCGGCGCACGACTGTGGATCGCCCGCATCATGATCACCTGGGGCATTGCCTCGGCGTGCACGATGTTCGTGACCACCGAGATGGGCTTCTACATCGTTCGTTTTCTGATCGGTGCCTTGGAAGCTGGCTTCGTGCCGGGTGCGCTGTATTTCTTCACCAAGTGGTTTCCGGCGCAGCGTCGAGGCCGCATCAACACCTACTTCATGGCGTCGATCGCGCTGTGCGGCCTGATCGGTGGCCCGATCTCCGGCGGCATCATGAAGTACATGGACGGTGTGAACGCATTGGCTGGCTGGCAGTGGCTGTTCTTGCTGGAAGGCATTCCGTCGATCCTGCTGGGCCTGGTTGTCTGGTTCATGCTGGACGATGAAATCGCTGACGCCAAGTGGCTGACCGCCGAGGAGCGACAACGCCTGGCAACCCGCATTGCCAATGAACCCAAGGCCGAACAGACCCATGCGTTTTCGGCGGCGCTGCGCGAGCCTGCCATGTACATCCTGTCGCTGATCTACCTTGCGCTGGCAGCCGGTATCTACGGGTTGGTGTTCTGGATGCCGCAACTGGTGCAGACGGCCGGGACCAAGGACACCTTTGTCATCGGCCTGATCATTTCGATTCCGTATGCGGTTGCCGGGATTGCCATGATCCTGATCGGCCGGAATTCCGACCGCACCGGCGAACGACGCTGGCACCTTGGCCTGGCCACACTGGCGGGCGGCGCGGGTTACCTGCTGTGCGGCTACTTCAATACCAACACCATCGCCCTGGTGGGTGGCCTGACCTTGGCAGCGACCGGCATCATCACCGCCATCGGTCTGTTCTGGGTCTTGCCACCGCGCTTCCTGAGCGGCATGGCTGCCGCAGCCGGCATTGCGTTGATCAACTCGCTGGGCCAGTTGGGCGGCATCATCAGCCCCTACATGGTCGGCAAGGTGAAAGACCTGACGGGCAGCACCACGCTGGCGCTGTATGCGGTTGCCGCCATGTGCTTCATTGCCGCCCTGCTGATCATCTGGGGCCTGCCGCGCCGGCTGTATTTCCGCGAAGCGCCGCAGCGCTAA